One segment of Ancylothrix sp. D3o DNA contains the following:
- the lpxA gene encoding acyl-ACP--UDP-N-acetylglucosamine O-acyltransferase, translated as MKTLIHSTAVIHPQAELHPTVKVGAYAVIGEGVKIGAQTEIGPHVVIEGNTEIGSRNRIFAGAAIGLEPQDLKYNGASTGVKIGDDNTIREYVTVNRATGAGEITKIGNGNLLMAYCHVAHNCTIEDNVVIANTVALAGHVYIESRATIGGVLGVHQFVRIGRLAMVGGMSRISRDVPPYMLIEGTPARVYSLNLLGLKRAKLTAGDVSLLKKGFRTIYRSGLTVSQALEAVSLLPENEHLQHLSRFLQMSQTPGRRGLTPGKKSKSHTQETHPDED; from the coding sequence ATGAAAACATTAATTCATTCCACCGCTGTTATTCATCCCCAGGCCGAGTTACACCCAACGGTTAAAGTGGGTGCCTATGCGGTGATTGGGGAAGGCGTAAAAATTGGTGCCCAAACGGAAATTGGCCCTCATGTTGTTATTGAGGGAAATACGGAAATTGGGTCAAGAAATCGCATTTTTGCCGGGGCGGCTATTGGTTTAGAACCACAGGATCTTAAATACAATGGTGCGTCAACTGGTGTAAAAATTGGCGATGACAATACGATTCGGGAATATGTGACGGTAAATCGGGCAACTGGGGCCGGTGAAATTACAAAAATCGGCAATGGAAATTTATTGATGGCCTATTGCCATGTCGCCCATAATTGCACAATTGAAGATAATGTGGTGATTGCCAATACTGTTGCCTTGGCGGGTCATGTTTATATTGAGTCAAGGGCGACTATTGGAGGTGTTTTAGGGGTTCACCAATTTGTCCGTATAGGCCGGTTGGCTATGGTTGGGGGAATGAGTCGAATTAGCCGAGATGTACCGCCTTATATGCTAATAGAAGGAACACCGGCACGGGTTTATTCTCTCAATTTGCTGGGTCTAAAACGAGCAAAGTTGACAGCAGGGGATGTAAGTTTACTAAAAAAAGGTTTCCGAACAATTTACCGTTCAGGGTTAACAGTAAGTCAAGCCTTAGAAGCCGTAAGCTTATTACCAGAAAACGAACATTTGCAACATTTGAGCCGGTTTTTACAAATGTCGCAAACCCCAGGCCGGCGCGGTTTAACACCAGGCAAAAAATCAAAATCCCACACTCAAGAAACCCACCCAGACGAAGACTAA
- the lpxB gene encoding lipid-A-disaccharide synthase, whose translation MPEKTHLPNPQTLKIFISTGEVSGDLQGGLLIEALFSHAKQTGIELEIVGLGGERMANAGCHLLRDTTAIGSVGLLESIPFILPTLEVQKKAKKYLQENPPDVVVLIDYMGPNIALGEYVKGNLPGVPVVFYIAPQLWVWAPFPSQTRQIVKISDLILAVFPQEASYYKEKGANVCWVGHPLIDRLGQFPTRQEARKVLGIEEGELAVALLPASRQQEVKYLWPVILEAARLLQERVPGVSFWVPLSLEKYRGAIEEGIRACGLRAKVVAGRSWEVLAAADLAISKSGTVNLEIALLKVPMVVVYRVSGLTYGVARRLFKFKIPFMSPVNLVGMKSVVPELLQEEATPEAIVDEALRLLPGGEGYEEVLGGYEEMRELLGPVGVCERAAVEVLGLVVRG comes from the coding sequence ATGCCAGAAAAAACCCATCTTCCCAATCCCCAAACCCTGAAAATCTTCATAAGCACCGGCGAAGTTTCAGGAGACTTACAAGGAGGCTTATTAATAGAAGCTCTTTTCAGCCATGCAAAACAAACTGGAATTGAGTTAGAAATTGTAGGTTTAGGTGGAGAAAGAATGGCTAATGCCGGTTGCCATTTGTTGAGAGATACAACGGCAATCGGTTCAGTGGGTTTACTAGAATCTATTCCTTTTATTTTGCCAACTTTGGAAGTGCAAAAGAAAGCCAAAAAGTATTTACAAGAAAATCCTCCAGATGTGGTGGTTTTGATTGATTATATGGGGCCAAATATTGCTTTGGGGGAGTATGTAAAAGGAAATTTACCCGGAGTGCCGGTGGTTTTTTATATTGCGCCTCAGTTGTGGGTGTGGGCACCGTTTCCATCACAAACTCGTCAAATTGTCAAGATATCAGATTTAATTTTGGCGGTGTTTCCCCAGGAGGCAAGCTATTACAAGGAAAAAGGCGCTAACGTTTGCTGGGTTGGGCATCCGTTAATTGACCGGCTAGGGCAGTTTCCGACTCGCCAGGAAGCGCGCAAGGTGTTAGGGATTGAGGAGGGGGAGTTAGCGGTGGCGTTGTTGCCGGCATCCCGTCAGCAGGAGGTGAAGTATTTGTGGCCGGTGATTTTGGAGGCTGCTAGGTTGCTTCAGGAACGGGTTCCGGGGGTGAGTTTTTGGGTTCCGCTGTCGTTGGAGAAGTATCGAGGGGCGATTGAGGAAGGGATACGGGCGTGTGGGTTACGGGCTAAGGTGGTGGCGGGCCGGTCGTGGGAGGTGTTGGCGGCGGCGGATTTGGCTATTTCTAAGTCGGGGACGGTAAATTTGGAGATTGCGCTTTTGAAGGTGCCGATGGTGGTGGTGTATCGGGTGAGCGGGCTGACGTATGGGGTGGCGCGCCGGTTGTTTAAGTTTAAGATTCCGTTTATGTCGCCGGTGAATTTGGTGGGGATGAAGTCGGTGGTGCCGGAGTTGTTACAGGAAGAGGCTACACCAGAGGCAATTGTGGATGAGGCTTTGCGGTTGCTGCCGGGTGGTGAGGGGTATGAGGAAGTGTTGGGGGGGTATGAGGAGATGCGGGAGTTGTTGGGGCCGGTGGGTGTTTGCGAACGGGCGGCGGTTGAGGTTTTGGGGTTGGTTGTGAGGGGGTAG
- the fabZ gene encoding 3-hydroxyacyl-ACP dehydratase FabZ — protein sequence MSTLTDVNAPTSPEISTEYPSPNQEVSEQVIATPAPKTLFTIEEIQQLLPHRYPFALVDRIIDYVPGKKAVGIKNVSINEPHFQGHFPGRPIMPGVLIVEAMAQVGGIVLTQIPDLPKGLFVFAGIDKVRFRRPVVPGDQLVMTLELICLKQRRIAKMQGRAEVDGKLVTEGELMFSLVD from the coding sequence ATGTCCACTTTGACCGACGTTAACGCTCCCACTTCTCCCGAAATTTCGACCGAGTACCCTTCCCCAAATCAAGAGGTTTCCGAGCAAGTGATAGCAACACCGGCCCCGAAAACGCTTTTTACGATTGAAGAAATCCAACAATTACTCCCCCACCGTTACCCGTTTGCGCTGGTAGACCGAATTATTGATTATGTCCCCGGAAAAAAAGCGGTGGGGATTAAAAATGTGAGTATCAATGAGCCGCATTTTCAGGGACATTTTCCAGGTCGTCCGATTATGCCTGGAGTTTTGATTGTGGAGGCGATGGCGCAGGTGGGAGGAATTGTTTTAACACAAATACCTGATTTGCCAAAAGGTTTATTTGTGTTTGCCGGTATTGATAAAGTAAGATTCCGCCGGCCGGTGGTTCCTGGTGACCAATTGGTAATGACTTTAGAGTTAATTTGTCTCAAACAACGCCGGATCGCCAAAATGCAAGGCCGTGCTGAGGTAGATGGGAAATTGGTCACCGAAGGTGAACTGATGTTCTCTTTGGTGGACTGA
- the lpxC gene encoding UDP-3-O-acyl-N-acetylglucosamine deacetylase, with amino-acid sequence MLKTIETSSVTSYTVGSAIEISGVGLHTGTLTRLKILPSAGEGRYFVRTDLPGKPSIPALVEFVRSSTLSVELAKGDASVRTVEHLLAACVALGVESVRIEVDGPELPLLDGSAQPWVMAIASAGVVPVSGSGAEQSSILALGEMGLGKGDSVRRPLSPLFVQEGDAFVTALPAQVTRFTYGIEFESAAIGKQWHSWTPAIESFSDEIAPARTFTLARYVEQMRQAGLIKGGNLESALVCDETDWLNPPLRFANEPVRHKILDLVGDLSLLGKIPCAHYVAYKASHKLHVQLARLLAANDAGY; translated from the coding sequence ATGCTCAAAACAATAGAAACGTCTTCTGTGACTTCCTATACGGTAGGAAGCGCGATTGAAATCTCAGGCGTAGGGTTACACACCGGCACTTTGACTCGGCTGAAAATCTTGCCGTCGGCGGGAGAAGGTCGCTATTTTGTGAGAACTGATTTACCTGGAAAGCCTAGTATCCCGGCGTTGGTGGAATTTGTGCGATCTTCGACGCTTTCAGTGGAACTTGCTAAGGGTGATGCTTCTGTGCGGACGGTAGAACATTTGCTGGCTGCTTGTGTGGCTTTGGGCGTTGAGAGCGTTCGGATCGAAGTAGATGGGCCGGAATTACCGCTATTGGATGGTTCGGCTCAACCTTGGGTGATGGCAATTGCCTCCGCAGGAGTGGTGCCGGTGTCGGGGAGTGGGGCTGAGCAGTCTTCGATTCTGGCACTAGGAGAAATGGGACTAGGAAAGGGTGACAGCGTTCGCCGGCCCTTATCTCCGCTTTTTGTTCAAGAAGGTGATGCCTTTGTGACTGCTCTACCGGCTCAAGTAACTCGTTTTACCTATGGTATTGAGTTTGAATCTGCCGCCATTGGTAAACAGTGGCACAGTTGGACGCCGGCCATTGAAAGTTTTAGTGATGAAATTGCGCCGGCACGGACTTTTACTTTGGCGCGATATGTCGAGCAGATGCGGCAGGCCGGTTTAATTAAAGGGGGAAATCTTGAGAGTGCCTTGGTTTGTGACGAAACCGACTGGTTAAATCCGCCTCTGCGATTTGCAAATGAGCCGGTACGTCATAAAATCTTAGACTTAGTGGGCGATCTAAGCTTGCTTGGAAAAATTCCTTGCGCTCATTATGTGGCCTACAAAGCCAGTCACAAGTTGCACGTCCAACTAGCGAGACTTTTGGCTGCAAATGATGCCGGTTATTAG
- a CDS encoding calcium-binding protein → MATFNSENLFNSSLEVSLQQVYSSLNNFAKADDFLTKSESVFGSNFNGSKLEEIRSEWINSNFTSLPKIEIVDGLELQGANAAYAGITNTIYLSQDFLNKYASNPEAISAVLIEEIGHYVDLQINSEDTPGDEGAIFSAIVLGQNLDSDTLDSMKQEDDSKVLNLGNSSIFVEQSITTGTYSDGIDFGRYVFQGKTADYIEKFLGIQVDNSYEYDSGDSLILRTGYPGFKTNFLDEGGLQAGIELEGGSFGAGFKAYAGLNLGEIDFDLPLQALLNASDSEKKLQFDFTTIFDAKLDYKIPSAYAVLDAVFDYNIGSLNAFASIPGAGIEQTLIGGVNGSFIHRMVNINTLNDPVVQVNLLPGQVDFLTSSMSVNEISLFDGLATFKASIVPKFNSSVENSSTEDQFSIKVSNQSPPNPEELPPGEPNPDPSNPDELARLTVNFDKILAQIPQLKFLANKVEAGPFEAEYRLLPIELSGILNAIYELEVGIRNTEPKIIGGEFLDFTTPYSELDELLAKDIDNDSNIDVTFELNPDIFFKPTIALELETQFNVDIGRGKIKLDVNKLPSPFKNIPFLNNISGSVNLINLPEIAPDFLSSRIDVFKTDVSIPFNDLYAKFNNGADPTFNEISVPIPFSSIYPNVGTAGDDILTLPESAGDENLYGEAGNDVLYGNSSRNRIMGAEDNDTIYGGTGDDSLHGEQGDDILQAEQGNDLLNGGFGKDTIDYNNSSSGIIVNIDETQGYTNQQTAGIFDLETNFAIGSGTALDGFSTQDNLVEIENIVGSSYNDILIGNALDNVIEASAGDDFLISSGGNDQLDAGEGIDLISFRRDLNGVSVSLRDGIATDGFGGQDIISGVENVVGSSFGDQIQSDDGVNIITSGSGNDVVDALAGDDTVYGEDGNDYVSAGSGNDSLLGQQGNDTLLGETGSDVLYGGTENDYIDGGTENDLLYGESGDDQLFGNSNNDYLKGDTGNDFIDGGTENDTVSYDNSPSGVVVNIDETRNYQHDTQQRQNALVNDFLNPIEYYTDLEKTFSISPGTAFDGFGTTDTLRNLENIIGSAFDDTLIGNTGHNIILALTGNDLLISTAGNDTLDGGDGDQDILSHRRDPGNVTVNLETGITTDGWGNTDIITKIEYVIASDTGNDHITGNSSINIITGGGGNDTINGGDNTDTLYGETGNDNIIGGLGQDTIFGNLGIDTLYGDLENISDLGDADEIRGGDGDDLIYAGGGDDTVAGDAGFGHDTIFGDHGNDLLYGRLGNDSISGGENNDSIYGEEGNDIISGNAGNDSLEGNDGNDIISGNENEDTIYGNAGNDNITGNTGLDYLEGNDGNDLISGNEDNDTIFGQLGNDRIFGDTGNDSILGGEDNDNISGGDNQDTIFGELGNDLINGDAGEDSIQAGSGDDLILGGSENDTIEGQDDNDRIFGNSGNDSLDGGNGDDNLAGGQDNDTLQAQTGNDSLQGNDGDDFLNGHQGNDNLSGGNGLDLLNGNEDNDILAGDANEDTLYGHTGNDTLSGGSEADLMFGNEDNDLLFGNIGNDTLEGNDGNDILSGGQDNDSLTGQTGDDIISGDAGDDIAYGNEGNDSLSGGIGNDLLYGNENADSINGDNGQDSIFGGTDNDLLYGNEGADSIYGEDGDDNITGGTGNDTISGGIGNDNIAGNENSDSITGNEGADTISGGDGNDIISGNEDTDLINGDSGNDNITGDAGNDTLNGGEDNDIISGGTENDLINGDSGNDNITGDAGEDTANGGTGDDRISGGEDNDILNGDAGEDNITGDAGNDTISGGTNDDYINGNDGQDFINGNAGNDKLYGDAGEDTIYGEAGKDILKGEEGNDSLIGGSGGDILDGSNGDDTISYHTSPAGVRVDLQQQKAWESDAAGDELCSIENAEGSEYNDSLYGYNAPPTGHDKTYEYKGNDNLTGANILNGLGGNDIIDGRGGDDTLYGGTGHDTIEGGLDNDLIFGEAGNDSLLGGDGNDSLLGGDGNDKISGSLGEDTLFGEAGNDNLEGNEGNDSLLGGEGNDKLSGGEGKDILRGETGDDNLAGGEDNDHLYGDDGNDNLSGDSGEDVLKGGKGNDNLAGGENDDRLFGEQDNDNLSGDLGNDTLDGGDGNNTLTGGDGEDWFIGGAGVDNMDGSNGIDTLTYLNSNTAISLNLQQNRCQFGDAEGDNIRNIEYIQASNYNDTLTGNEQANIFNAADGDDTLKGLDGSDSLYGEAGNDYLDGGKDNDYLAGGDGNDSLNGAGGDDTLLGGLGNDVLNGHGGFNTFDGGLGDDEIYAGNAIDNIILGLSGGIDTIYNFNFEKDKFNLSNLTYNQGTDINAKDTLVSDSLTGQLLAILKDTQNPYAPVTSSENQNTPKTEKTDPQGLNIDSFLTGENPAIINLPGENIISLSVADNLKPDTLNTEQNDKLLLAVSDIQTSLL, encoded by the coding sequence ATGGCGACGTTTAATTCTGAAAATTTGTTCAATTCTTCACTTGAAGTTTCTCTTCAACAGGTTTACAGCAGCTTAAATAATTTTGCCAAAGCTGATGATTTTTTGACAAAAAGTGAAAGTGTATTTGGTAGTAATTTTAACGGTAGTAAATTAGAAGAAATTCGTAGCGAATGGATTAATAGTAATTTTACATCTCTTCCAAAAATTGAAATTGTCGATGGGTTGGAACTACAAGGGGCTAATGCTGCTTATGCAGGAATAACAAATACAATTTATTTATCTCAAGATTTCTTGAATAAGTATGCGAGTAATCCTGAAGCGATTAGTGCAGTTTTAATTGAGGAAATTGGGCATTATGTAGATTTGCAGATTAATAGTGAAGATACACCAGGGGATGAAGGAGCAATTTTCTCAGCGATAGTTTTAGGCCAAAATTTAGATTCCGATACTTTGGATTCAATGAAACAAGAAGATGACTCTAAAGTTTTGAATTTAGGCAATTCTAGTATCTTTGTTGAACAGTCGATAACAACAGGAACTTATTCTGATGGTATCGATTTTGGTCGTTATGTTTTTCAAGGTAAAACAGCAGACTATATAGAAAAGTTTTTAGGAATACAAGTCGATAATTCTTATGAATATGACTCTGGAGACTCTCTCATTCTACGTACAGGATACCCTGGCTTCAAGACAAACTTCTTAGATGAAGGGGGATTGCAGGCTGGAATTGAACTAGAAGGTGGATCATTTGGTGCAGGATTTAAAGCATACGCAGGTTTAAATTTAGGTGAAATAGATTTCGATCTCCCATTGCAAGCTCTTTTAAATGCGAGTGATTCGGAGAAGAAACTTCAGTTTGACTTCACAACTATCTTTGATGCCAAGCTTGACTATAAAATTCCTTCTGCCTATGCAGTTTTAGATGCTGTCTTTGACTACAATATTGGATCACTGAATGCTTTTGCAAGTATTCCGGGAGCAGGTATAGAGCAAACCCTTATTGGTGGTGTAAATGGAAGCTTCATACACCGAATGGTTAATATCAATACCTTAAACGATCCTGTAGTACAGGTGAACCTATTGCCAGGACAAGTTGATTTTCTAACTTCTTCAATGAGCGTTAATGAAATTTCCCTGTTCGATGGCTTGGCAACTTTCAAAGCAAGTATCGTTCCCAAGTTCAACTCTAGCGTGGAAAACTCATCTACAGAAGACCAGTTTTCTATAAAGGTTAGTAATCAAAGCCCTCCCAATCCTGAAGAGCTTCCTCCGGGCGAACCCAACCCCGATCCATCTAATCCTGATGAGTTGGCTCGCCTAACCGTAAATTTTGATAAAATTCTAGCACAAATACCACAGTTAAAATTTCTCGCTAACAAAGTAGAAGCTGGGCCATTTGAGGCTGAATACAGGCTACTACCAATCGAACTTAGTGGTATACTAAACGCAATTTATGAACTTGAGGTTGGAATTAGAAATACTGAACCAAAAATAATTGGAGGGGAATTTTTAGATTTCACTACTCCGTACTCTGAGCTTGATGAATTACTTGCAAAGGATATAGATAATGATTCCAACATAGATGTTACGTTTGAACTGAATCCAGATATTTTCTTTAAGCCAACCATTGCATTAGAATTGGAAACACAGTTTAACGTAGACATTGGGAGAGGAAAGATAAAATTAGACGTTAATAAGCTACCATCCCCATTCAAAAACATTCCCTTTCTGAACAATATCAGTGGAAGTGTTAATCTTATTAATCTGCCTGAAATTGCTCCTGATTTCTTAAGCTCTCGCATTGATGTTTTCAAGACGGATGTCAGCATACCTTTCAACGATCTGTACGCGAAGTTTAATAATGGTGCAGATCCAACATTTAACGAGATTTCTGTTCCAATACCCTTTAGTTCTATTTATCCCAATGTAGGAACTGCTGGCGATGACATTTTAACCTTACCTGAATCTGCTGGTGATGAAAATCTATATGGGGAAGCAGGGAATGATGTTCTTTACGGCAATTCATCTCGTAATAGAATTATGGGTGCCGAAGACAATGATACTATTTACGGCGGGACTGGTGATGATAGCCTTCATGGTGAACAAGGAGATGATATTTTACAAGCTGAACAAGGCAATGATTTATTAAATGGAGGTTTTGGCAAAGATACTATTGACTATAACAATTCAAGTAGCGGAATTATTGTCAACATTGATGAAACGCAGGGCTATACAAACCAACAAACAGCAGGAATATTTGACCTGGAAACTAATTTTGCTATTGGTTCAGGTACAGCATTAGATGGTTTTAGTACGCAGGATAATCTTGTTGAAATTGAAAATATCGTTGGTTCTTCTTATAACGATATTTTAATCGGCAATGCTTTAGATAATGTGATTGAAGCGAGTGCTGGTGACGATTTTCTTATTAGCAGTGGTGGAAACGACCAACTAGACGCAGGTGAGGGAATTGATCTTATAAGTTTCCGTCGAGATCTTAATGGTGTTTCCGTCAGCCTCAGAGATGGTATTGCTACAGATGGTTTTGGTGGTCAAGATATTATTTCTGGTGTAGAAAACGTTGTTGGTTCAAGCTTTGGTGACCAAATACAAAGTGATGATGGAGTTAATATCATTACGAGTGGCAGTGGAAATGATGTTGTTGATGCGTTAGCTGGAGATGATACTGTTTATGGAGAAGATGGAAATGATTATGTCTCTGCTGGTAGTGGAAATGATTCTTTATTAGGACAACAAGGAAACGATACCCTATTAGGAGAAACCGGCAGCGACGTATTATATGGAGGCACAGAAAACGACTACATAGACGGCGGAACAGAAAACGATCTCCTCTACGGAGAAAGCGGAGACGATCAACTTTTTGGCAACAGCAACAACGACTACCTAAAAGGCGACACCGGCAACGACTTTATCGACGGCGGAACAGAAAACGATACCGTCAGTTACGACAACTCCCCCAGCGGCGTAGTCGTCAACATAGACGAAACACGCAACTATCAACACGACACCCAACAACGGCAAAACGCATTAGTTAACGACTTCCTCAACCCCATAGAATATTACACCGACCTCGAAAAAACCTTTAGCATCAGCCCTGGCACAGCATTCGACGGTTTTGGTACAACAGACACCCTCCGAAACCTAGAAAACATCATCGGTTCAGCCTTCGATGACACCCTCATCGGCAACACCGGCCACAACATCATCCTCGCATTAACCGGCAACGACCTACTCATCTCAACCGCCGGCAACGACACCCTAGACGGCGGCGACGGAGATCAAGACATCCTCAGCCATCGCCGAGACCCAGGCAATGTTACCGTAAACCTAGAAACCGGCATCACCACCGACGGCTGGGGAAACACAGACATCATCACCAAAATTGAATACGTCATCGCCTCCGACACCGGCAACGACCACATCACCGGCAACAGCAGCATCAACATCATCACCGGCGGCGGCGGAAACGACACCATCAACGGCGGAGACAACACCGACACCCTTTACGGCGAAACCGGCAACGACAACATAATCGGCGGCCTAGGACAAGATACAATCTTTGGTAACTTAGGCATAGACACCCTTTACGGCGACCTGGAAAACATCAGCGACCTCGGAGATGCAGACGAGATCCGAGGTGGAGACGGAGACGACCTTATCTATGCCGGTGGAGGCGATGACACCGTTGCAGGCGATGCTGGTTTTGGACACGACACCATTTTTGGCGATCACGGCAACGACCTCTTGTATGGACGTCTCGGCAACGACAGCATCAGCGGCGGCGAAAACAACGACAGCATCTATGGAGAAGAAGGCAACGACATTATTTCAGGCAACGCCGGCAACGACTCCCTAGAAGGCAACGACGGAAACGACATTATTTCAGGCAACGAAAACGAAGACACCATCTACGGAAACGCCGGTAACGACAATATCACCGGCAACACCGGCCTCGACTACCTAGAAGGCAACGACGGAAACGACCTCATCTCAGGAAACGAAGACAACGACACCATATTTGGACAACTCGGAAACGACCGCATCTTTGGCGACACCGGCAACGACAGCATCCTTGGCGGAGAAGACAACGACAACATCAGCGGCGGCGACAACCAAGACACCATATTTGGAGAACTTGGCAACGACCTCATCAACGGAGACGCCGGAGAAGACAGCATCCAAGCCGGCAGCGGAGACGACCTCATCCTAGGAGGAAGCGAAAACGACACCATTGAAGGCCAAGACGACAACGACCGCATCTTTGGCAACTCTGGCAACGACTCCCTAGACGGCGGAAACGGAGACGACAACCTAGCCGGCGGCCAAGACAACGACACCCTCCAAGCACAAACCGGCAACGACTCCCTCCAAGGCAACGACGGCGACGACTTCCTCAACGGACACCAAGGCAACGACAACCTCAGCGGCGGAAACGGCCTCGACCTCCTCAACGGCAACGAAGACAACGACATCCTAGCCGGCGACGCCAACGAAGACACCCTCTATGGCCACACCGGCAACGACACCCTCAGCGGCGGCAGCGAAGCCGACCTCATGTTTGGCAACGAAGACAACGACTTACTCTTTGGAAACATCGGCAACGACACCCTCGAAGGCAACGACGGCAACGACATCCTCAGCGGTGGACAAGACAACGACAGCCTCACCGGCCAAACAGGCGACGACATTATCAGCGGCGACGCTGGCGACGACATCGCTTATGGCAACGAAGGCAACGACAGCCTCAGCGGTGGCATCGGCAACGATCTCCTGTACGGCAACGAAAACGCCGACAGCATCAACGGAGACAACGGACAAGACAGCATCTTTGGAGGTACCGACAACGACCTCCTGTACGGCAACGAAGGCGCCGACAGCATTTATGGGGAAGACGGCGACGACAACATCACCGGCGGAACAGGCAACGACACCATCAGCGGCGGTATCGGGAACGACAACATAGCCGGTAACGAAAACAGCGACTCTATTACTGGCAACGAAGGCGCAGACACCATCAGCGGCGGCGACGGCAACGACATTATTTCAGGCAACGAAGACACCGACTTAATAAACGGAGATAGCGGCAACGACAACATCACCGGAGATGCAGGAAACGACACCCTCAACGGTGGCGAAGACAACGACATCATTTCCGGTGGAACAGAAAACGACCTCATAAATGGAGATAGCGGCAACGACAACATCACCGGCGACGCAGGAGAAGACACAGCCAACGGCGGAACAGGAGATGATCGTATCAGTGGCGGCGAAGATAACGACATCCTCAACGGAGATGCAGGAGAAGACAACATCACCGGCGACGCAGGAAACGACACCATCAGCGGAGGAACAAACGATGACTACATCAACGGCAACGACGGACAAGACTTCATCAACGGCAATGCTGGCAACGACAAACTCTACGGCGATGCAGGAGAAGACACCATCTACGGAGAAGCCGGCAAAGACATACTAAAAGGAGAAGAAGGCAACGACTCCCTGATAGGAGGCAGCGGGGGAGACATCCTAGACGGCAGCAACGGAGACGACACCATCTCTTATCACACCTCCCCCGCAGGAGTTCGTGTAGACTTGCAACAACAAAAAGCCTGGGAAAGCGACGCAGCCGGTGACGAACTGTGCAGCATCGAAAATGCCGAAGGTTCCGAATATAACGACAGTCTATACGGTTACAACGCACCCCCAACCGGCCACGACAAAACCTACGAATACAAAGGCAACGACAACCTCACCGGCGCCAACATCCTCAACGGTTTAGGTGGAAACGACATCATCGACGGACGCGGCGGCGACGACACCCTCTACGGAGGCACCGGCCACGATACCATTGAAGGCGGCCTCGATAACGACCTGATCTTCGGAGAAGCCGGCAACGACTCCCTCCTTGGTGGAGACGGCAACGACTCCCTACTCGGTGGAGACGGCAACGACAAAATAAGCGGCAGTCTCGGAGAAGACACCCTTTTCGGAGAAGCAGGCAACGACAACCTAGAAGGCAACGAAGGCAACGACTCGCTACTCGGTGGAGAAGGCAATGATAAGCTTTCCGGTGGCGAAGGCAAAGACATATTGCGTGGCGAAACCGGCGATGATAACCTGGCCGGTGGTGAAGATAACGATCATCTCTACGGAGACGACGGCAACGACAACCTCAGCGGCGACTCAGGAGAAGATGTACTCAAAGGCGGTAAAGGTAACGATAACTTAGCCGGTGGCGAAAATGACGACCGCTTATTTGGCGAACAAGACAACGACAACCTTTCCGGCGATCTTGGTAACGACACCCTCGACGGCGGCGACGGAAACAACACCCTCACCGGCGGCGACGGCGAAGACTGGTTTATCGGAGGGGCCGGTGTTGATAATATGGATGGCAGTAACGGCATAGACACCCTTACCTACCTCAACTCCAACACCGCTATCAGCCTCAACCTCCAACAAAACCGCTGCCAGTTTGGTGATGCAGAAGGCGACAATATCCGCAACATCGAATATATCCAAGCTTCCAACTATAACGACACCCTCACCGGCAACGAACAAGCCAACATTTTCAACGCAGCAGACGGAGACGACACCCTCAAAGGACTTGATGGTAGTGATAGCCTCTATGGGGAAGCCGGCAACGACTACCTCGACGGTGGCAAAGACAACGACTATCTGGCTGGTGGAGATGGCAACGACAGCCTCAACGGGGCCGGTGGCGATGATACATTGTTAGGCGGATTAGGCAATGATGTGCTAAACGGACACGGAGGTTTTAATACCTTTGACGGCGGTTTAGGAGACGATGAAATCTACGCTGGCAATGCCATTGACAACATCATACTGGGACTTAGCGGCGGAATTGATACTATCTATAACTTCAATTTCGAGAAAGATAAATTCAACCTCTCTAATCTCACATATAATCAAGGGACAGACATCAACGCCAAAGATACCCTCGTCAGCGACAGCCTCACCGGCCAACTTTTAGCCATCCTCAAAGATACCCAAAACCCCTATGCACCAGTTACCAGTTCGGAAAATCAAAACACACCAAAAACAGAAAAAACAGACCCTCAAGGGTTAAACATAGATAGTTTTCTTACCGGAGAAAACCCAGCCATAATTAACCTACCCGGAGAAAATATTATCAGTTTGTCGGTGGCTGATAACCTAAAACCAGATACCCTAAATACAGAGCAAAACGACAAGCTACTTTTAGCAGTAAGCGACATCCAAACCAGCCTTTTATAG